One window of Corynebacterium accolens genomic DNA carries:
- a CDS encoding O-methyltransferase: MTTTAYDALRSYIDSTSEPSAALRGARNHAEEYGLPVPDESTGQLLTTLTATSSGVVDRPQAVAITPAASVVGLYLFAGMPDNGILTCIDPEAEHQRSAKAAFREAGYAPTRGRFLPSRPLDVLERLATEAYQVIYADVAALDLPALIKAAWPLLHQHGTLVLANALLDGTVADTSRTDRDTAAAREADEYLRELEGATVTRLPLGSGLTLVTKL; the protein is encoded by the coding sequence GTGACTACTACCGCATATGACGCACTGCGCTCCTATATCGATTCCACCAGTGAGCCTTCGGCGGCTCTCCGCGGCGCCCGCAACCACGCCGAGGAATACGGCCTACCCGTCCCGGATGAATCCACCGGCCAGCTTCTCACCACGCTGACGGCGACGTCTTCCGGTGTGGTAGACCGCCCCCAGGCCGTGGCGATTACCCCCGCCGCCTCCGTCGTGGGCCTCTACCTGTTCGCGGGCATGCCGGATAACGGCATCCTCACGTGCATCGACCCAGAAGCCGAGCACCAGCGCAGCGCCAAGGCCGCCTTCCGCGAGGCCGGCTACGCCCCCACCCGCGGCCGCTTCCTTCCCTCGCGCCCCCTCGACGTGCTCGAGCGCCTGGCTACTGAGGCCTACCAGGTCATTTACGCGGACGTCGCCGCCCTCGACCTCCCCGCCCTCATCAAGGCGGCCTGGCCCCTGCTGCACCAACACGGCACGCTGGTGCTTGCCAATGCGCTTCTCGATGGCACCGTCGCCGACACCTCCCGCACCGACCGCGATACCGCCGCCGCGCGCGAGGCCGATGAATACCTCCGCGAGCTCGAGGGCGCCACCGTGACCCGGCTCCCACTGGGTTCGGGGCTGACGCTGGTGACAAAACTTTAA